The DNA sequence ATTTGTGGCAGCGGAGGAGGAGTTATCACAGCAGCCGAATCAATAGTTGTCAACTCGCTTATTTCTGGAGCTGTTACGGCAATTTCCGCAGGTACGTCCGGTTCAGCCTCTGCAGTGCTGTCTCCGTTGGGATTTGGACTTGGCGGTGGAGCCGTTGTAGCTTCTATTTTCTCGGCGCTCTTAGTTGTCCTCTTTTTGAGGAGCATTCTGATTAACTGGAGCATAGTAGTCACCTGTCTTAATCGTTGAATTACTTTGAAAACAAGCGGCGAAGCACTTTGCCTCGCCGCTTGTTGTGGTTGCGTTGGATTGAGGGATTGCTTCTACGTCAGGTCGGAAGCCGGTAAAGGACTACCGAGAACTTCGTCTGTAAAAGTATCTTCCTCTACAAGGATTTCGCGCGTGCATGTTTGGCAGCGCCCCATGGCTTTACTACAGGTGCTACAGAGTTGCTGTGACCCTTTAGTGCAGGCATGAGTGCATTGTCCTGCATTGCTCGATTGAGAATCGCATGTGCAATTCTTGTGTGAGCAAGGCGGACACGACATAGTGTCGGGTTTTGATTTGCAATTTTTGCAATTCATAAACGCGTACTCCTTCATTGGTTGTTGGTCTTGTTTGCCGCACGTTCGACGCCTTCGCTCACCCACAACTTGATTGCTGTGGCAGCCGAGTTGCAAGCTTGCATCATGATGTCCAAATCATTGCCTTCAATTTCGGTGAGAGCAAATGTTTTGAAGTCACGATTGGCGGGTGGCGGACCGACTGGAATGCGCAGTCTCGCAAAACGAGCATTGTCTAGGCATTCCGATACCGATGCGACTCCATTGTGGTGGAGTCTACTTTTCTTGTAGACGAGATTCACTCTCGTGCCGGACATCTCGATTTCGTCGTAAGCGACTATCAAGTTGTCCGGTGTTGGATTGATGTTGTAATGGTTGATCACGGCTTTGACAGGAATACCGGATGAATTCATTCCGGCAATTCCTGAATTTGGCTTGACCAACAAAACGGGAACAGCATCAATATGCACAGCCGCTAATTCTGCTTGCAACAGTTCGCAAGCGAAAAACTGTGTGTCCAATGACAAAGCCACTTTCTCAATTGCAAAGAAGCCTGCATTGTGTCTGGTGTACTCGTACTGTTGTCCGAAGTTTCCCAAACCCGCTACTACTTTGGCGGGTTTGAATTCTAGAATGTTCATCTGGGCCTCCGCGCTATTTTGATTGGATGGGCATAATTGGAATGACTGCTACGTTCTCGTTGTTTTCTTTGTTGAATGCTTCGATGCGAGGAATGGCATTTATTGTTTCTCTCACGTCAATGCAAACGATAGCCGTTGCTTGCTTGAGCAATTCAATTTGATGCGGCAATATGCTTCGCACTTGCAGCACGCCGGGAATTGCGTACAAATCGACAAATCGCTTGTCAGTGAGTGGGTTGTGAATTGATGAATTCATTTCTTCACGGTTGTTTCTGAAATGCGCAATTGCATCCTTTGACATGAGAGCTGTTAGCTGCTCCTCGACATCGTCAAAGTGAGCGCCAATCAAATTACGGAAGGATTCCGGATAAAGCTGAATGCCAGACCAGAGATCGCCAACCGTGTCGAAGTTTAGCGCTTCAATTGAGTCGACTATTTCGCTGCCGACAAAGTGCGTGATGCGAGGATCTGCAAGTGGGGTCATCGCATCAAGGGTGTTCAATTCGTTCATGGTCGTGATCTCCGGTAGAGTGTTATTTGTTTTGCTCTTTTTGCAGGCGAGCCTTGATGCTGGGATAGATCATCGCGGCGATAAGTCCGGTGGCGGCAATGTGCGCCAGCACAATTGCCCCAATAACTTCTGGTGAGAAGCTATAGACTAGCGGCAATTCTCTCTTGATGCCGAAAAAGAGCGCGATGGCAATTGGCATGGTGAGGATGAGAAGTTTGTGTCTGCCGAGCTTGAGCCAGAGCGGGACGCCGATCAACAGTGTGCCAATGAAGGCGAATGTGATGCTTGCGAAGTCAATTAGGAGTGTAGGTATATCCATGTGCTTATTCTCCGCGTTGTGAAAGCAATTCTTTTTCGAGGTCTTTGCGTGCTTTGTCTTTAACCCATTTGGCAATGATTGAGCACACGATTGTTCCTCCACAAACGTGGAGAATGAAGAAGCCGGGAAATACTTGTGCATCAAAGACGCTTACGAGATTGACGCCAGGTAGAAGTATTGCCATTGAAGCTAGTGTTGCTGTGGTTAGTACAGGAATGGCATATTCGCCGAGTTTGCTCCAGGCAAATACACCAACTCTCAGAACTGCAACGAATGCAACAGTCAAAGCCGCGAAGCCGGCAACATAGGGAGCGGCTTCGACAGCTGACTTAATGAGTATTGATGGATCCATATTTTTTCTCCGAGATTTGTTATGTCGTTGTGTGTGACTTAGTCCAACTGGACTAACATGTGGCTCCTCAGCCTTTCTTTTGTGGTTTCCAGGCTGGCTTCAGGGCATCGCGTTTGCGTTGGATGTGCTGGATGTATGCCTCAAGTGAACGCCAGGCAATGCCCACTGTTAGAGCCTCGGCACTGGCTACTTCCAGGAATGTCAGATCGGGAACGAATGCGAGCATGCTGAAATTGAGCACAACAGCACCAATGCCATATGCCACAACAATCATCGGCGCGAAAGCATCGAAGCTTTGCAGTCCAAATCTGACAATATTTTTGCCGACTGCTTTTAGATTGAAGTCGGCGGCTTTGGCGTTTTTCGCGCAGTCCAACAGCAACTCAATTCCATAACTGAGAACACGTGCAACTGCTCGCAAGGCATGCACGCCGATAAAAATTGCGGATGCCAGATAAGTGACATCCGCGAGAGTTCTAATAGAGTCGAACATAGGGTGAACCTCCGTAAGGTTTCTTTGGTTGATCGGATTTGGCAGGCGGAGGCATGGGAGCCTCTGCTTGCAGGAGAGATCTGGTCAGCGCTTTGACAGCCGCATCTAATTGATAGTCGACCGAACTTCCTGCCGGTTGATCGATGACGACGTCGGGGAGAATGCCGACGCCATCGGTATCGAGTCCGCCGGGAAAAAGCTTTTCGTGCGTGATCTGCAACGATCGCCCGTTGCTGCTCAAGTGCGTAAGCCTATTGCCGGTACCTTTACCGTAGGTGCGTGTGCCTACTAGAATTACAGCGCGTCTTGATTGCTTGAGTGCACCGGTGAGCAATTCTGCCGCACTGGCTGTTTGGCGATCAACAAGCACTACGACAGGAACACTCGGTGATACCACCAATTGCGTGCGAGTGGCGTACTCCGTAACCGGATTGCTGCCTGTGGTGACTGTTACCCATTGGGTTTTTGTCAGACTACGTCTGGTTTCTTCGATTTGATCACCTACTCTTGCTTTGGCTACATAGATAAGTCCTTCGGGAATTAGTGTTGCCGCCACATTGAGTGCAGGAGTCACCAGTCCGCCTGTGTTGCCGCGGAGATCGAGAATAATTGCTTGTGCCTTGCTGCAATGTGCAATTGCTATTTGTGTTTCCCGGTCTACTGTTTTAGGCAAGAAGGACGGGATTTTTACAAGCGCAATGTTGTTTTTCAGCATGGTTGTTCTGACTGTATCGTGAGCTTCCATCCAGATTGTTTGTCTGCTGGTATCTGCTTGA is a window from the Candidatus Obscuribacterales bacterium genome containing:
- the pth gene encoding aminoacyl-tRNA hydrolase, with the protein product MNILEFKPAKVVAGLGNFGQQYEYTRHNAGFFAIEKVALSLDTQFFACELLQAELAAVHIDAVPVLLVKPNSGIAGMNSSGIPVKAVINHYNINPTPDNLIVAYDEIEMSGTRVNLVYKKSRLHHNGVASVSECLDNARFARLRIPVGPPPANRDFKTFALTEIEGNDLDIMMQACNSAATAIKLWVSEGVERAANKTNNQ
- a CDS encoding S41 family peptidase — translated: MKKTLSVLSLTALLAVSIQAQASPYQSGDKRIPIIAAIYDGRGAYTEVYDFITSTHLDLVDPAVRRQWNDRWNPSNVSPSIYQSRQATEAAIKNMMQSLRRKHDMFLSQADTSRQTIWMEAHDTVRTTMLKNNIALVKIPSFLPKTVDRETQIAIAHCSKAQAIILDLRGNTGGLVTPALNVAATLIPEGLIYVAKARVGDQIEETRRSLTKTQWVTVTTGSNPVTEYATRTQLVVSPSVPVVVLVDRQTASAAELLTGALKQSRRAVILVGTRTYGKGTGNRLTHLSSNGRSLQITHEKLFPGGLDTDGVGILPDVVIDQPAGSSVDYQLDAAVKALTRSLLQAEAPMPPPAKSDQPKKPYGGSPYVRLY